The window CTCCTCCTCTGTCTGCTTGACGCGGCAAAGCGGTCCGAGGTGGTCGTTGGCCCAACCGGCATCGCAAGGGTCCGCTCCACAGCACCAAGTTGCGCTGGTGATatggttgttgatgatgacggcaagTCCAGCATCCGTCAGAGCTGTTGTCACGGCTTCAAACACGTCCATGGCGCGAAGGCCCTCGAGGTCCGGGTTCGCAAGCACCAGCCGTGGCTCAAGAACCGGGTTCTTAATAACAAGCTCGTCTGAGTAGGGAAGCCTCACGCTGTTGAAAcccatcttcttgatggtcTCGGCAATGACGCTTCGGTGCTGGATATCCAATCCGCCTGGGACGAACAGCTCATCACTGGCGCCGTACCAATTGATGGAAGAAAGCTTGAACCGATGGCCATTCTCGTCGACAATGTTCCGTCCCTGCGTCCTCAACGGCAGCTTGTAGCTCGATATCCATGTCCTCTCCAGAGGGGCCGGCAGGGGCTTCCGGCTGAAGAGAAGCGACTCTCGATCGGGCATCCACTTGGCATTGAGATCCTGCTCCCGGGCCCATAGAACGGTCAGGTAAAAGACGGCCGGAATCAGCAGCAtgagcatcgccatcatgaatTTGGATCGCAGCCGGtacccaagcccaagccagAGCTTGCGAGGCGATGCCCTCCGCTTGTTCGCCCACGCCCGGCTAACATTTGCTTCGGGTGGAGTATACAGAGGCAGGCTCTCGTCAGAGCTGGAAGCGTCCTCATGGTCATCGCTTGATTGGCTCCAGTGAACATGGCGCTCGGGCTTGTCGGGCTGAGAGCCGTTGGCATCGTCGATATCGCCGCTGACTAAGGCAGCCGGAGCCCGCCTGTCCGCCATTTGATTGCTTGTGTGGTACAAGAGGATTCCAAAGTGGTGCTTACACAGCACAGCGATGTGATTGGAAAAGAATAGCAGAGAGCTCCGAGGATCCCGTAGAGTGAGGCAGAACCAAATCGCCCTTTTCTATCGCTCGTGATGTGTGTCTCTGTTTGAGTATCCTTTTACccttatttctttttcttttttttttaatctcGTGTTGAACTGTGTGGCGGGGTGCATCAACCATACAACTATTCAAAGCATAGGTAGATGTCGCGTGCTCATATCCGTACCCAAAAGGCCTTCGGAATCGTCGGGCAGCCCCAAATCAAGTGAATGTCGAAAATCACCAAAGGCACACTTCAGGAGGATCAAAAAAGTGCGATGATCCCGTAGGCTATGCAAAAAGCGAGGGAATAGCTCCAGGTCAGTAACACACAGCCCAGCAACGAGGgagcaaggcaaaaaagagtcGAGGTTTGTCGTCCCGACAagaaaaataacaaaaaaaagtcgcCGCCTTTATAAACAAAGCAAAACGGCAGAGTTAATTCCGTTCCTGTCACCGCATCTGGCCAATCGCACCt of the Trichoderma breve strain T069 chromosome 4, whole genome shotgun sequence genome contains:
- a CDS encoding cellulase (glycosyl hydrolase family 5) domain-containing protein, which produces MADRRAPAALVSGDIDDANGSQPDKPERHVHWSQSSDDHEDASSSDESLPLYTPPEANVSRAWANKRRASPRKLWLGLGYRLRSKFMMAMLMLLIPAVFYLTVLWAREQDLNAKWMPDRESLLFSRKPLPAPLERTWISSYKLPLRTQGRNIVDENGHRFKLSSINWYGASDELFVPGGLDIQHRSVIAETIKKMGFNSVRLPYSDELVIKNPVLEPRLVLANPDLEGLRAMDVFEAVTTALTDAGLAVIINNHITSATWCCGADPCDAGWANDHLGPLCRVKQTEEEWIQHWESVMERFVHNPLVIGADLRNEVRGLWGTMPWSKWAAAAEKCGNRLLKMKSDWLIIVEGTESANDVSGALDRPVRLDVENRLVYSAHGYKWSGWGSWQGRFAQRNYKSFVKTMRRNWAYLLDLDIAPVWFGELGAPNDPTVGDARYWKHLLQYLKSIDGDFGYWALNPRKPKNNEKESYSLLHDDWVTPVLDYRMKDLQELMRQ